In Oreochromis niloticus isolate F11D_XX linkage group LG22, O_niloticus_UMD_NMBU, whole genome shotgun sequence, the sequence cacagcccgacacacacccaaaaaacagccgagagagcacagactacgcccgagaggcgtgattgcaggtgccgctcaggtgggtccacctcccctgcagcggcactgcagaccacgccccgccacacacatcaaacacgtaaaataaatatttatgcacttttgcattcactttttgttttttgttatttttacacagtgttctgaatgatgaacaatggtctacagccaatcttgtgtattattatacaaactttggttgtaagattcagataactatttaataaaagctaaatattttatatgagagtaagaaagaaaagtatatctttgtgtccacctttctctgttaatgccctacctggccccctggcaaaagctttgctagatccgcccctgcacagttaccagctgtcagctacacaaaaaaatgagcttggtgtttgtctctcagaaacagttcataacttcccttcaactctttcatgtcacctaaagggtaaacctgtttctccatcaccagttcagctctgatgattcagtaaggacatctggtttggaacagccgtttttacagctgtggctgcagcaaacatcagctgatactagaaattaaaagcaaatgaattctaacaacagctgatcgtttagcgcgataaacaaacaagagagaaaagccgatcattgatcagtttcatgactgaagtttcaacaggcgagagaatgacaggggaggctgtcataaagttcaacatcggtaacatcggtaacttagcgcgcacacagctgtatagaaactccgtcgtgctagctagcacgcagtacgattgtaaaaagtcagcacaacgaaaataaactacacctaaactcggtttatatctgacccaaatagagtgcaggtcataacttcttacctgaaattcagttcacctcacgctcctgccttcgctttccctgatccacgattgacctccgcgttagcaaacaccggtcgatcggcggtagcctcaccgccttgtatgtctcgttcgcggcatgtcctttctgtcacacaccggtggatagctgccctctgttgtagctccaccaccaaacaactcagttattttttccacatcgaccagcatcatcggcccatataaacgaaaaaaaagtccagctaagacacagacccttgccgagcgatggggcaatgaaacaaattttagccacctcactatcagccaagcctgggtggtttttcaccgctagctagcggcgctagcggcgctagctagctagccggctatcagcaacacgtaagagaactgttgctaaataaactacacctaaactcggtttatatctgacccaaatagagtgcaggtcataacttcttacctgaaattcagttcacctcacgctcctgccttcgctttccctgatccacgattgacctctgcgttagcaaacaccggtcgatcggcggtcgcctgccccgcctcatatgtctcgtttgcggcatgtcctttctgtcatacactggtggatagctgcccactgttgtagctccgcattatagcaccaccaaacaactcagttattttttccacatccagctgtaactccgattctgtgcgaacatttgcgagagaccggggaggtgaaacgagagagagagtcccctcgctgtgcatttgcagccaagtgtggcagctagctaggtagccggctagctgtcaggcaggaccaaggtcgtcagagcactgtcgctaatatgggatgtcttgataaaacaagcagatatttgaagtttacacacctacattctcgcctgaaaatatcttaaaagtttattttgtgacctagaaacactaataaaagacatataaaacgaagtggtggccgccattgtttaactcggcagaggtgtgctatgaattgtgggatatggagttttccaccaagcatagaagccattgtgtttaccgtaactattcaatggttcgcgcaaccttaaaacctccaatggttcctgaaagcagcgaggctgtgcgcgccattgatattgtcgtcattacggtatccaaataagggtagacaggctgtaccactcccggcataccactagagagagccaacacaccacaaatgaagtttgaaatttgtttcaatgggaccaaaagatggcgccaacacaccacaaatgaagtctgtttatttggcgccaaaagatgaattggcctaaatttgcactaaaatattaatatttaaaaaactataaaagtcataaacaccaaaagtcataacataatagtccagctccagccgcacaaaatgatctaacatatgtaaccctattgtcaaaactgtttggcagaggagcgcgggaaaattttcactaaaatattaatatttaaaaaactataaaattcacaaaatgaggtaacatatatgaagcttgtctcaaaactgcggggcgtgatacgtgccgaaatttaggcggaagatggagaataataataataagaagaagaagaataaatccgacgaatagtaatatgtgtgcctcttggcataggcacacataaatatATCATTATTTAGTTATTAATCAGGATTGGGTATATCATATATTACAAAAATAGTGTCTGACCCAAACATTGCTTTTGTAATATAAGAATGTCTGTTTTGTCGTTTTGATCATTGTAACTACAATTTGGAGTATTAATTCTACTTTTCCTATAGACATTAAAGTTAATGTGAAGTGATAATTTTGTTCGTACGATGGTGAATGCATCCGATTACAGAATAATCCCACTATTCACGAAAATGTGCTCCTTCTATATTTAAATCTCCCTCTTATTGCTGAACACTAAATTactaaataataatgaaataatgaaataaataatgtatatgtatatatatcacTAACATTGTGTATTATAATAagtgtaaaacataaaataaatacttgCTGTTGAAGCAGATAAAACGCTTTACAGCCAAGAGCTAATCACAATAAGCCATGTTTGGTTGCTAGACAACGAGTGGGCCAATTAGCGCTATGCTTGAAGTGCTTGTGTAACCCCTCTCAGTCTCTATGTCCGGTGCTGTATGAGTAAAACTCTCTGGACTCGAGATGGGTAGAGCTCAGGCGTGATTTATTCCCCTTTTGTGGGTCTCTGCAATAACATGGGACATGAATAACCATGGGTTTCCAGCAACAGGATTCCACCCAAACACAGCAAAAGCTTCATTGCTACTAACGGATAAGCTAATGATCGTATAGTGGAACTCTcagttttcttaaaataaattaaaaaaaaacaaatattgattgaaaaataaaatggcaACAAAACTTATTACGGACTGCATTGTGGTTTAGGTAAAAGAAGAGAAATTAATTCACTTAAATGCACATtcatgtgaaataaataaacttccAGACCAAAGCCAAAATTTACTTTCATGTACAATAGTAAATGGAACAATGCTGCCATCTACTGGGAAAAACTTAATAAGCAGTATTTCTTAAACAGAATTAGCCTGCAGCTCAACCACATACATGTTTCAAAATACACATACCTGCAGTAACATGGGACATGAATAACCATGGGTTTCCAGCAACAGCATTCCGCCCAAACTATCAAGAAAAGTTTCAAATTATTAGACACGACAGTCTCCTCTAGCTGTTAGCCGCTAGCTCAGCGTGTCCATTTTTCCTACCGTCTAACCCATTAATTGGAAAACAAGATCATAAAACTGAAATCTACTCAGATGCTACTGTATGGACAGTTCATGCTGTTAATGTACTGTCATGTTAACCTCAATGAGGATCTTCAAATATGTTTAAACTGTTCAGTCAGGGCAGACTGAGAAGGACCTTACCACAGCAAAAGCTTCATTGCTACTAACGGATAAGCTTAGGGAAAACCAGTTTACCAGTAGCAGACTTCTGCTGcggattttcaaaataaatgttccaaCATCAAATCTATCAAAATAAACCCATGGCTGCGATCCCAAGTTTAACAGgaatttaacaacaacaaaaccataTTCATTCTTTTACATCGTTACACTTGCGGTGGCGTACactcaggggcggatctagagaaattttcttagggtggcatgagggtggcaaagaaatcaaatggggtggcaaaatcaaagccttttttcccccaaacacatatgcaggtggttacatatggttaaaatgattcaaatgcagtaagtatacatgtttttcatataaatatagtctataacttatctataaattattgtctgtagcccacataattacacactttagttacataaaacatgtgagttttgactctatgtactgtatagcctgtataataaataaatatggagcccaataagtataaaatccagaaagctacacaacatggggcggttcatttacaaacacacgtccaacttaagtttcactgttttttgttagtaaacaatcacattgttacagcttaaattacacaaaatgtcagaaatctgcactgtcatgaacaaaaatttaaacctaatttttcatgatttgttggattaactcactgaggtctgaaatacaaccggccatttttgactccttttgagtttacgtttgtatttcaccctcagattgtttcattttatttttcccccttgccttgtttggtatcttttcagctcaactgaatttagttgtttttttcactgacatactgcattattactactattactattaatattactattactgatctgaaatcacacaaagaacttaaccCTTGTgtcatcctttaaaaaaaacttacacTGATCACCCTAGGGACCAAAAATGGCCACGCCCCCAAAAGTGCTATAAAAAGgttatatattaatatttttttccactttaaatgagtcagtcttttaaaactacttctGCCTGAAATATTTATATCaagtttttattatatttcgGGCGTTTTAACCCTTTATATCCCAGTTTCATTACATGAGCACAGTGTTTTTTTAGtcgaaaaaaccaaaaaacttaaatattttccataaaatacatttgaagtaatatttgattattattattataattaggcCTTTAGATGGTCCAAAGATTGGCACCAACATTCATTTTGAttgatcattatttttttttgcaggggcaaattttttttaaaaacttacaCTGATCACCCTAAGGCCACAAAACGGCCACGCCCCaaaagtgcaataaaaatgttatatattaatatttttttcgaCTTTAAATAAGtcagtcttttaaaactacttctgcctaaaatattcatataaagttttaataatatttcggggtttttaaccctttaaatcccAGTTTCTTTACATGAGCGCACTGtttttttagacaaaaaaagcaaaaagcttaaatattttccataaaatacatttgaagtaatatttgattattattataattaggcCTTTAGATGGGTCAAAGATTGGCACTAACTTTCATTTTGATCGAGCATTATTTTTTGCAGCACCATAGTAAATTATAATAAAACGGTATATTATGTTTTTAGTTTTCACATACTAAGTGCTTATTACCTCgttgttttcaaaaataaaactacaagAATATGTTAATAACAATACAAGATCACTTTGAAccagaaaaacatttatttcagaAAGATGAATGTGAACAGTTATGTTATCGGGAATCGAGAAAACATGATGTTTTCTCGATTCCCCTGGTGGCGCGCCGCCTCCAGCCGGCTGCCTCTAGCTGGCTGCTGCGGTAGGTCCCGGTGTCGTTCCGCGGTGAGTGTCCCTGGCCGAGTTTGTTTCCCCCGTGTAGGGAGCACAGGCTGAGATGTCTAAATCACGCACAAACAGTATTccacaatttttatttttagttcacaaacacttctaaTTATGACGTTTTACATGTGGAACTTTGGAGGGCTTAGTTCTTTATACAGAAAAGTTACAGCAGGATATAAATAATTATCAGGCAAAACTGTCCGTCGTTTATTACAATAATCCCATCCGAACGTGAgaacactaaaatataaaatgttttgtaaCCCTCAAACCGAATGGTAATGCAACAATACTACTAATGTTTTGTAACCAAAACATCCCATACCTCGCTGCGTCATCGACGCATGTGGCATCATCTGTCGGGGTAGCTATCTACACGACATGTCCGATCCCACACAATAAATCTATCGATTTCTTTTGTAACCCTCAAACTGACTGGTAATGTAATAATACACATTTGTcatgaaaccaaaacaaactcGCTGCGGCATCGTGACGCGGGTGACGTGTTCTGTCGGTAGCTACCTACACGACAGTTTGACATGTCCGATCCCACGCAATAAATCGTAGTAATAATAGTTTTCTTTTGTAACCCTCAAACTGACTGGATACTAATTTTTCAAATAACGAAAACATTGCAGGGGGGGGGGATTTTGTCACCGGCGAACAGTGCTTCACCATCGGCGATGGCGGAGAGCATCGCCGAAGAGGATGGAGGATCATTGTTCGCGGGTCACCAAAATACTTTTAAATTTTTCAAAAATCACCCTGTTACTGTTTCATTCATCTCCCTTTCGCTCCCAATTTTAAAATGAGTGGCAAAGGTGCTTTTTTTTACCGTTAAATTTGCGTTCCATGTGCCTTTCCAGGAGGATCCGCGATGCGCGCCGAGCCCTTCCGCCGTCAAAAATAACTACTTCCGGGTTACAGCTTTTTCAATCACAGCTGCATTGAAAAATGAGCTTGAAGCCATAAAGTCTAATTTGGTTTTGGTTCCAgcttttatatttattgtgtttgtattgCATTGTGGCCTAAGAGAAAAGACGGAAAaaaaggtgtgtgtgcgtgcgcgcgcgtgtgtgtgtgcgtgtgtgtcattttttttcctttttttttaggcATAAagacctttattttatttttttaaaacatacacGCCATTGTCTAAGACTGTTAGTGACACAGAATTATCATTTTTTGAGCAGAAAGTCTATGGAATAAATACGGAAATTTACTCCATTTCATTCACTTGcccaaaagtggaaaaaatggcgccacctggtggacaaatgaaaaaaatacaatttcaaGGCCCTGAGTCTACATTGACCTCCAAAGATAAAGAAATACATTAATTTATGTTCTAGTAATTTTGGGATGAAAAATAGCGTTTATAATGGTTGTCAATGGGGCAGAAAACGGCCCTAGGGTAATCAGTGTGAGTATTTTTGCTGCTCAGCCATTTTAGGCTGATTTAAGAAATTCAGactgaaattttaaaattaaaaaaaaaataaaatcctttgGCAAGTTTGGCTATATTACACTCAACACAGTGGAAATGGCGTGCATTTGAAACAAGCAAGTGGCAGAAAATGGTCCCAGTATGAcattaaaatcctagtagtatttttttttatgtaaaaaaaaaacaacacagacatgttgactaaatttttataacttgaaatgcaaacataaattgtacattttgtaaacatatacaactatttatctgaaaatgcagccaatacacctgcagtttttttttttcattttctacaaccatttaaaaatattactaaaactaaagtgagagaacaatcaggtgtcgcaataagatgccccacaaatgatgtgtgccagtaaaaaaacaagtttgtccaccaaaagacagaggagaacatcacagggacaaacctgcaggcctgacaacagcaggtgtatcactccgctggttttctacttagtgacagtgtttacgttgcaaatgtgcctttgtgacattcattagtgccctcactgacacacaagacaaaacgactacacaacagaacagctacacaagacaacactccacactaaacgtcacaaatctcccacatctaaaaactctctcgctctctccctctgtctcgctgccgttaccgtcactcccaaaactctcccctcttcctaaacaaccaaatcccacgtgttgacttttttttaaattggtcgacatggtacatttttccgccgataggaaagaggtggcttttttctttctttactgttttcgcgctgtccttagaaaacgcttaaaacacacacacacaaacgtgaggacagtatttagaaaaaagcgtggcttatatatattatcataactctggatttactggcctgtaattaaaatttaaaaactttgaagtccgaactttcaatgtgggctgaaatagagactcagcgtggctgcagcgtgttgctatgtcagcttacatcagtcatgtgatttggaggtgcagcgtgtccgtggaccacagagggttaataacactcaccttccttccatttccagagtgtaacatccaaacacctgtgtaaaatccgaaattcccatggtgttgttcaaaatgtgctctggcacaatcataagcatggcttgctactgaaaacaagaaaaaaagccttcctgctatgggctgaaccatttgttaatggtggagggggggaacactatccaatatattcagttttagcatttatattcactgttgactgtaactacgctcaaactgttaatgctatcttattttaataaacaacactgtcatatgcaaaactggggtggcacttggggtggcaagggatcattttagggtggcacttgccatcccatgccacccttctagatccgcccctgcgtACACTTTCATTAGGAACGACGGGGCTTAAGGAGACGGTCCGTTGCTAGCTACATTGGAAAAATACGTTGGAAAATGCAAGTAAGTTTTGTTTCCTCATGatgtaaacatttaaaacaccAACTGTCGAGGCTACCTAACTTGTTCGTCCGGCTGTGGTAGTAGTTTctgcacatttctgctgtcacagagtaattccagcacaaattaaagtaggtatgacggtttgccacttaacgttgcccatcagagtatgcTTGTAGCTTATATTCTTAAATCCAGGATGGTTTGTGTTATGTATGAACCAAGAGTTATGGTGTGCTATGCAAGCCATCGCCAGTAGGGGGCACCACGcccagttatgtgtgtgtgtgtaacttcTGTGTCATCCATAAAGAAGAAGTCAACTTGTAAACAAACTATCGTATGTGCAGTCTGACTCGGCATAAgccaggggcccgttcttcgtacctcgcttactacatccaagatcaaatcatcgcgccaactttgagctcgctattccggttctccgaacacacctgttgttgacgattagtacagctggatgaagtaatgcgagatcactgggtggcttaaaaggggctacgcatcgatagtagaaacattgatcggcaaccctgtgattggtcggcgaagatgtcgaaggagcgcgctcagtatttttcggcagcagagcaagaactcttgattgagggatttcaggagtttcagagtttaattaaaacgcaggggaacaccgcaaaggctgcaaaagcaaggagagagggctggcagaaagttgctgacaaattaaactcgtaagttttattatattatattacattatatcctctttcacattagagccacaacaggacccactagtaTGGAAGCCCGTTCCCGccactaagaaaaaaaataaaacgatacttaactcgaaatttcgagttatctttctcgaaatttcgacttattttctcgaaatttcgacttagtttctcaaaatttcgagttagtaactcgaaatttcgacttaGCAACTCGAATTTTCGATTTAGTAACTCGAAATTATGAGAaaaataactcgaaattttgagataataactcaaaattccgagttagctctgccaatcagtaatctacctgaatgacgtcatttcCGTGTTACCCGGAAGCTGAATCCCTCAGCTACAAATGCTACAGATATGCTAACAGTATTACAGATACGGATCATGAATTCACACATTGCTGAGTATTTTAACCGTGGCTTCACAAATGAGGAGATTCTTGCGTTATTAGCTGAATCACATGGCATTACTATCAGCCTTCGTACACTTGAAAGGATTTTACACAACAACCGACTTTGGCGcagaaagaacaaaacagagGTGGGAGAGGTGGCAGTTTTTATACAAGCACAACTGGCAACCTCAGGACAGTGTCATGGGTATCGTTGGATGCACCAGAAGTGTTGGATGAATGGCATTGTTACTGACAGAGAAACCGTTCGTCTTCTGCTCCGTTTATTCGATGGAGAAGGTGTGGATTTGAGGTCACGTAGACGACTGCGGAGGCGAGTGTATCATAGCAGAGGCCCCAACTATGTGTGGCATATCGACGGCTACGATAAGCTGAAGCCATTTGGGATTGCAATCAGTGGATGCATTGACGGCTTTTCAAGGAGTGTAATATGGCTAGACGCTTACAAGACAAATAATGACCCGAGAGTAATTGCTGGCTACTTCATGGATGCCGTGATTCAACAAGGTGGTTGCCCTGATCGAGTGAGATTAGATCTAGGAACAGAAAACGTCCATGTGGCTCACATGCAACGATTTTTGCACTTTACAGACAATGAACCAGAAAGAGAGCACGTCATATTTGGAGCAAGTACAGGAAATCAACGCATTGAAAGATGGTGGCTAATCTTACGAAGCCAGTGTATCCAGTACTGGATTGAACTATTTGACAAACTAAGAGAGGATGGCCACTTCTCAGACTCTTTCTTGGACAAATCATTGGTCCAGTTCTGTTTTCTTCACATTATACAGGTGAGTTTACATAGGTGATTGTGTAAACGACATGTATTGTAACTGTTTAATTTGTAACAACTCACACGGCCTTTGCATATTATAGAAACATCAGATATATAAAAGTACACgtgaaaagtgtgtgtgtgtgtgtgtgtgtgtgtaccaaaGCTACATTAATGGTGTGTATGCTAAGAAAATCAATGTAGAAGTTAGTTGTGCTattgtacattaacattttcatattgtatgcctgaaaatgtttcttttgtgcatttgttttcatcTAGGAAGAATTAAATGAAGTTGCTTTGGCCTGGAATGACCACAGAATGCGCCCAGTCCACAACTCCCGAAGTCCTTACGGCCGACCATCTTTTATGTATGCCCTCCCAGACATTTATGGCGCGAGGGACTGTCTCAAACATATCAATATGGACAAAGTTGAAGCCTGCCTTGAAGAATGCGTGTTCAAAGACTTTCCATGTGAAGAGGATGTTTTTCATCTCTGTGTAGAACTCATGTCAGAACATAACCTGGACTTCTCAGATGATGTGTTTCATACA encodes:
- the LOC109196328 gene encoding uncharacterized protein LOC109196328 translates to MLTVLQIRIMNSHIAEYFNRGFTNEEILALLAESHGITISLRTLERILHNNRLWRRKNKTEVGEVAVFIQAQLATSGQCHGYRWMHQKCWMNGIVTDRETVRLLLRLFDGEGVDLRSRRRLRRRVYHSRGPNYVWHIDGYDKLKPFGIAISGCIDGFSRSVIWLDAYKTNNDPRVIAGYFMDAVIQQGGCPDRVRLDLGTENVHVAHMQRFLHFTDNEPEREHVIFGASTGNQRIERWWLILRSQCIQYWIELFDKLREDGHFSDSFLDKSLVQFCFLHIIQEELNEVALAWNDHRMRPVHNSRSPYGRPSFMYALPDIYGARDCLKHINMDKVEACLEECVFKDFPCEEDVFHLCVELMSEHNLDFSDDVFHTVDLYVKLRQLMLTELELLP